A window of the Lysinibacillus irui genome harbors these coding sequences:
- a CDS encoding MFS transporter, with the protein MTYFSDYSKKRFTILVLIVSISGFSQGMLLPLISIIFERDGVSSALNGLNATGLYIGTLLISPFIEQPLRKWGYKPIILVGGALVFASLLAFPLWKSVTFWFVLRLLIGVGDHALHYATQTWITSTADPKSLGKGMAIYGLSFSIGFAVGPLLVKLIEITEALPFIVSSIMCLFAWSFVFFLQNEKPERLTGDLKARGWQRYKMAIVFGWIAFLGPFVYGFLESSLNALFPVYALRKGFEVGMIPIILSVFTFGGILTQVPLGALGDKIGRRNILLIGSFGGAIIFGIASFLEHSQMAVAVAFFLTGTLVGSMFSLGITFMADLTPKELLPTGNLLCGIALSIGSLTGPFLGGVYLEYVKNYSFLLLVAMLLLAVAIVLLIFGRQKHKQPSMAK; encoded by the coding sequence ATGACGTACTTCTCAGATTACAGCAAAAAAAGATTTACCATTTTAGTATTAATTGTATCCATATCAGGCTTTTCACAAGGGATGCTACTACCGCTTATTTCGATCATATTTGAACGTGATGGGGTATCCTCTGCATTGAATGGCTTGAATGCAACAGGCTTATACATAGGAACATTATTAATTTCACCTTTTATTGAGCAGCCTTTACGGAAATGGGGTTACAAACCGATTATATTAGTTGGTGGAGCACTTGTTTTTGCGTCTTTACTTGCATTTCCCTTATGGAAGAGTGTGACCTTTTGGTTTGTACTTCGTTTACTAATCGGTGTAGGAGATCATGCTTTACACTATGCGACACAAACATGGATTACAAGTACAGCAGATCCTAAAAGTTTAGGGAAAGGCATGGCCATCTATGGTTTATCATTTAGTATAGGCTTTGCAGTTGGGCCACTCTTAGTCAAGCTGATAGAAATTACAGAAGCTTTACCGTTTATCGTCTCATCCATCATGTGCCTATTCGCATGGTCCTTTGTATTTTTCTTACAAAATGAAAAACCAGAGCGACTAACTGGTGACTTAAAAGCAAGAGGATGGCAACGTTATAAAATGGCCATTGTATTTGGTTGGATTGCCTTTTTAGGACCTTTCGTTTATGGGTTTCTGGAGTCTTCACTAAATGCGTTGTTTCCAGTTTATGCTTTACGCAAAGGTTTTGAAGTCGGTATGATTCCTATTATTTTATCTGTCTTTACATTTGGTGGTATTTTGACTCAAGTTCCACTAGGTGCACTAGGCGATAAAATCGGGAGAAGGAACATCTTGCTGATAGGGTCATTTGGGGGTGCTATCATTTTCGGAATTGCAAGCTTTTTAGAGCATTCCCAAATGGCTGTGGCTGTAGCGTTTTTCTTAACGGGTACGTTAGTTGGCTCGATGTTTTCTTTGGGGATTACATTTATGGCGGATTTAACACCAAAGGAGCTTTTACCTACAGGAAATTTACTGTGCGGTATTGCTCTAAGCATTGGTAGCTTAACAGGACCTTTTTTAGGTGGGGTTTATTTAGAATATGTAAAAAATTATAGCTTCCTTTTACTTGTGGCAATGCTATTGCTTGCAGTTGCAATCGTTTTACTAATTTTTGGACGTCAGAAGCATAAACAACCATCGATGGCAAAATAA
- a CDS encoding SE1561 family protein has product MSNPITDKKQQVTYLKERLEMFLEVLDALDPETAELEDIDRLIQMMDDLEDKMEQFNAREQ; this is encoded by the coding sequence ATGTCAAATCCAATCACTGATAAAAAGCAGCAAGTAACTTATTTAAAAGAGCGTCTTGAAATGTTTTTAGAAGTATTAGATGCCCTTGATCCTGAAACAGCTGAATTAGAAGATATTGATCGTTTAATTCAAATGATGGATGATTTAGAAGATAAAATGGAGCAATTTAATGCTCGTGAACAATAA
- a CDS encoding YwqG family protein translates to MCAKTLLELPEKIEQYRPLIEETMKPVVLVDTEISTTTLFQSKFAGDPYFPLSMEYPKNINGQPLKLLAQINFAEVPNHLPNFPEEGILQFYIDGYDDVLGMDFDNGQHQEGFRVIFHETITYDESQLVQDFSFVNIEGEEMYFPVEREMALSFEKGLEPLSIDDFRSNDKYGSILTSIEEDEMLEDAFYDALTGDGHKIGGYPFFTQEDPRAYGDYTDSTILLLQVDSVGDDILWGDCGVGNFFITEEELKNKDFSKVLYNWDCH, encoded by the coding sequence ATGTGTGCTAAAACGTTACTTGAGTTACCCGAGAAAATTGAACAATATAGACCGTTAATAGAGGAAACTATGAAACCTGTTGTATTAGTTGATACGGAAATCAGTACAACAACTTTGTTTCAAAGTAAGTTTGCAGGGGATCCTTATTTTCCATTGTCGATGGAGTACCCCAAAAACATCAATGGACAACCATTGAAACTATTAGCTCAAATTAATTTTGCAGAGGTACCTAACCATTTACCAAATTTCCCCGAGGAAGGAATATTGCAGTTTTATATTGATGGGTATGATGACGTTTTAGGAATGGATTTCGATAATGGACAACATCAAGAAGGTTTTCGGGTTATTTTCCATGAAACAATCACGTATGATGAATCGCAACTTGTCCAGGATTTTTCATTTGTCAATATTGAGGGTGAGGAAATGTATTTTCCTGTAGAGCGTGAAATGGCATTATCCTTTGAAAAAGGTTTGGAACCATTGTCGATTGATGATTTTAGAAGTAATGACAAGTATGGCAGCATCTTAACTTCTATAGAGGAGGATGAAATGTTAGAGGATGCATTCTATGATGCTTTAACGGGGGATGGTCATAAAATAGGTGGTTATCCGTTCTTTACACAAGAAGATCCAAGAGCATACGGAGATTATACTGACTCTACAATCTTGCTGTTACAAGTAGATAGTGTGGGGGATGATATTCTTTGGGGTGATTGTGGTGTTGGTAACTTCTTCATTACAGAGGAAGAATTAAAGAATAAAGATTTTAGCAAAGTATTATATAACTGGGACTGTCATTAA
- a CDS encoding fumarate hydratase: MNLQTLEKSLYDLITETSTNLPKDVRRAIKKAKEAENAGTRAAMSLDTISTNIIMAEDNVSPICQDTGLPTFKIYTPVGVNQLEIKAAIKKAINDTTADAKLRPNAVDSLTGANSGNNLGDGLPVMKFEQWEKDYITIKLILKGGGCENKNIQYSLPCELEGLGRAGRDLDGIRKCIIHSVYQAQGQGCSAGFIGVGIGGDRSSGYDLAKEQLFRHVEDTNPNPDLAKLEEYVVKTANTFGIGTMGFGGEATLLGCKIGVMHRIPASFYVSVAYNCWAYRRMAVDIDPQTGEIIKWHYQEGEKITFKEDEVAATTEDTTTNVVELTAPITEEQIRSLKVGDVVSISGRMYTGRDAIHHHLMSHDAPVDLNGQVIYHCGPVMAKDEEGNWTVKAAGPTTSIREEPYQGDIMKKFGIRAVIGKGGMGPKTLKALNEHGGVYLNAIGGAAQYYADCIKGVDGVDLMEFGIPEAMWHLNVENFTAVVTMDSHGNSLHADVDKSSLEKLALHAERVF; this comes from the coding sequence ATGAATCTACAAACTTTGGAGAAAAGTCTTTACGATTTAATTACTGAAACATCTACGAATTTACCTAAGGATGTTCGTCGTGCTATTAAAAAAGCAAAAGAGGCTGAGAATGCTGGCACTCGTGCAGCAATGAGCTTAGACACAATCTCTACTAATATTATTATGGCAGAAGATAACGTGTCACCAATTTGTCAGGATACAGGACTTCCAACTTTCAAAATTTATACACCTGTTGGCGTAAATCAATTAGAAATTAAAGCTGCAATCAAAAAAGCAATCAATGATACGACAGCAGATGCAAAATTACGTCCAAACGCAGTGGATTCCTTAACTGGTGCAAACAGTGGTAATAACCTTGGTGATGGTTTACCAGTTATGAAATTTGAACAATGGGAAAAAGACTACATTACAATTAAGTTAATTTTAAAAGGTGGCGGCTGTGAAAATAAAAACATACAATACAGTCTACCATGTGAACTAGAAGGTCTTGGTCGTGCGGGTCGTGACTTAGACGGTATTCGTAAATGTATTATACACTCAGTATACCAAGCTCAAGGGCAAGGCTGTTCAGCTGGTTTCATTGGTGTTGGTATTGGTGGAGATCGTTCTTCAGGCTATGATTTAGCAAAAGAACAATTATTCCGTCATGTAGAAGATACAAATCCAAATCCAGATCTTGCAAAATTAGAAGAGTATGTAGTTAAAACAGCTAATACATTCGGTATCGGTACAATGGGCTTCGGTGGTGAGGCAACATTATTAGGATGTAAAATCGGCGTAATGCACCGTATCCCTGCTTCTTTCTATGTATCTGTAGCATATAATTGCTGGGCATACCGCCGCATGGCTGTAGACATTGATCCTCAAACTGGCGAAATTATTAAATGGCACTATCAAGAAGGCGAAAAAATTACCTTCAAAGAAGATGAAGTGGCTGCTACAACAGAAGATACAACAACAAATGTAGTAGAGCTTACTGCACCAATTACTGAAGAACAAATTCGCTCACTAAAAGTTGGTGATGTCGTTTCTATTTCTGGTCGTATGTATACTGGTCGTGACGCTATCCACCACCATTTAATGAGCCACGATGCACCAGTTGACCTAAACGGACAAGTTATTTATCACTGTGGACCTGTTATGGCAAAAGACGAAGAAGGTAATTGGACAGTAAAAGCTGCTGGTCCAACGACATCTATTCGTGAGGAACCATACCAAGGTGATATCATGAAAAAATTTGGTATCCGTGCTGTAATCGGTAAAGGTGGTATGGGACCAAAAACATTAAAAGCTCTTAATGAACATGGTGGTGTTTACTTGAACGCTATCGGTGGAGCAGCTCAATACTACGCAGACTGCATTAAAGGTGTTGACGGTGTTGATTTAATGGAGTTTGGTATTCCTGAAGCAATGTGGCACTTAAATGTGGAAAACTTTACAGCAGTTGTAACAATGGACTCACACGGTAACTCATTACATGCAGATGTTGATAAATCATCATTAGAAAAACTAGCTTTGCATGCTGAAAGAGTCTTCTAA
- a CDS encoding heavy metal translocating P-type ATPase — translation MEYSNRENINLIEKIKEHAELIAALMAGIFILLAWRLDTSGQTTASVLLYLIAFCVGGFAKAKEGIEETIEDRKLNVELLMVLAAIGSAAIGYWTEGAILIFIFAVSGALETYAMNKSHREISALMNLQPEEAWLVRGGFEPMKVSVSTLQIGDHLLIKPGERIPADGVIFKGQSSIDESAISGEPLPVLKNEGDEVFAGTVNLNGAITMEMTKANSETLFQKIIQLVQSAQSEKSPSQQFIEKFEGTYVKFVLLAVAIMMFLPHFLLGWDWTTTFYRAMVLLVVASPCALVASIMPATLAAISNGAKNGVLFKGGLHLEHLSVLRALAVDKTGTLTQGKPEVTDFIVRDGEDRAKALAILAGIESQSNHPLAQAITSYAKAQGITALPQATIEDIPGWGMKGTIQNKEYQVGKPEFVDAQLANDFANGAVTKLAAEGKTVIFIRDEHGIVALAALKDTVRSEAKKAVTLLKELGIQVVMLTGDNEKTAKVIAQEAGVTEYVAECLPETKVTEMKRLLTQHQFVGMVGDGINDAPALATATTGIAMGEGTDVALETADVVLMKNDLSKIAYAVRLSRKMQRIIKQNIFFSIGVIVLLIASNFLQVVDLPLGVIGHEGSTILVILNGLRMLNKSV, via the coding sequence ATGGAATACTCTAATCGAGAAAATATAAATTTAATTGAGAAAATTAAGGAGCATGCTGAATTAATCGCTGCTCTTATGGCCGGCATTTTTATTCTACTTGCTTGGCGTTTAGATACAAGCGGACAAACAACTGCATCAGTTCTACTGTATTTAATAGCGTTTTGTGTAGGTGGTTTTGCAAAGGCCAAAGAAGGTATTGAAGAAACGATTGAAGATCGGAAACTTAATGTGGAACTACTAATGGTATTAGCCGCCATTGGTTCGGCAGCAATAGGCTATTGGACAGAGGGAGCTATTCTTATTTTTATCTTTGCTGTAAGTGGTGCTCTTGAAACATATGCCATGAATAAAAGTCACCGTGAAATATCAGCCCTTATGAACTTACAGCCAGAAGAAGCTTGGTTAGTGCGAGGCGGTTTTGAGCCAATGAAGGTGTCAGTCTCAACGTTACAAATCGGTGATCATTTACTTATTAAACCTGGAGAACGCATTCCAGCAGATGGGGTTATTTTCAAAGGGCAGTCTTCCATTGATGAATCTGCGATTAGCGGTGAGCCATTACCTGTTTTAAAAAACGAAGGTGATGAAGTATTTGCAGGCACAGTTAACTTAAATGGTGCTATTACGATGGAAATGACAAAAGCTAATTCAGAAACACTATTCCAAAAAATTATACAACTTGTTCAAAGTGCACAAAGTGAAAAATCACCCTCTCAGCAATTTATTGAGAAATTTGAAGGGACTTATGTAAAATTTGTATTATTAGCTGTTGCCATTATGATGTTCCTTCCCCACTTTTTACTTGGCTGGGACTGGACAACAACATTTTACCGAGCAATGGTGTTATTGGTAGTTGCCTCGCCATGTGCACTTGTTGCATCCATCATGCCTGCTACATTAGCAGCAATCTCTAATGGTGCAAAAAATGGTGTCCTATTTAAAGGTGGTTTACATTTAGAACATCTCAGTGTTTTACGTGCATTAGCAGTTGATAAAACAGGTACTTTAACACAAGGTAAACCCGAAGTTACAGATTTCATTGTCCGAGATGGTGAAGATCGTGCTAAGGCTTTAGCCATTCTTGCAGGGATTGAATCTCAATCCAATCATCCACTTGCCCAAGCCATTACCTCGTATGCTAAGGCTCAAGGCATTACTGCCTTGCCTCAAGCAACAATAGAGGATATTCCAGGCTGGGGTATGAAAGGAACAATTCAAAACAAGGAATATCAAGTAGGAAAACCAGAGTTTGTGGATGCGCAACTTGCCAATGATTTTGCAAACGGCGCAGTGACTAAGCTGGCAGCAGAAGGAAAAACAGTTATTTTCATTCGCGATGAACATGGAATTGTTGCATTAGCAGCATTAAAAGATACTGTACGCTCCGAAGCTAAGAAAGCTGTCACTTTATTAAAAGAGCTTGGTATCCAAGTGGTAATGCTAACAGGCGACAATGAAAAAACGGCTAAAGTGATTGCTCAAGAAGCTGGCGTTACGGAATATGTTGCAGAATGTCTGCCTGAAACAAAGGTAACTGAAATGAAACGATTACTTACCCAACATCAATTTGTTGGTATGGTCGGCGATGGTATTAATGATGCTCCTGCGCTTGCTACTGCAACTACAGGGATTGCTATGGGTGAAGGCACAGACGTTGCACTAGAAACAGCAGATGTCGTGCTAATGAAAAATGACTTATCTAAAATCGCTTATGCTGTTCGCCTATCACGAAAAATGCAGCGAATAATAAAACAAAATATATTCTTTTCAATTGGAGTTATTGTCCTATTAATCGCCTCAAACTTCTTACAAGTAGTCGACTTACCTTTAGGTGTAATTGGCCATGAGGGTAGTACAATTCTAGTAATATTAAACGGTTTACGCATGCTTAATAAAAGTGTCTAG
- a CDS encoding YihY/virulence factor BrkB family protein yields the protein MEKKKATMHNAFGVVKSFVSPEEEVSVMTSKGFVQDLIGRLKRVEISALAAQLAYFFLLSFFPLLIFLVTLLPYLNLKTTQVYSFLVNVLPDEVYKLIENTLNEILTNRNSSLLSIGVLGTIWSASKGINALIRALNKAYDTEGRVGILDRGLSLVFTVALVFVIAIALLLPVFGQQIGHFLFSIIGIEEQFESIWHRLRWSIPPILIFIVLMGIYWIVPNTSPRLKIMGVWPGAMFATFAWLAVTYGFSFYINNFANYSATYGSIGGVIILMLWLYFTGIILIFGGILNATMQKRALQKEMLK from the coding sequence ATGGAGAAGAAAAAAGCAACTATGCATAATGCTTTTGGAGTTGTGAAATCGTTCGTCTCTCCTGAAGAGGAAGTGAGTGTGATGACATCCAAAGGCTTTGTCCAAGATTTAATAGGTCGGCTAAAGCGAGTTGAAATATCTGCGCTTGCTGCACAATTGGCTTATTTCTTTTTATTATCGTTCTTCCCCTTACTTATTTTCTTAGTGACGTTATTACCTTATTTAAACTTAAAAACGACACAGGTTTATTCATTTTTAGTGAATGTATTACCAGATGAAGTGTATAAACTCATTGAAAATACGCTGAATGAGATTTTAACAAATAGAAATAGTAGCTTATTGTCGATCGGGGTACTAGGTACAATTTGGTCTGCATCTAAAGGCATTAATGCACTGATTCGTGCATTAAATAAAGCTTATGATACAGAGGGTAGAGTAGGTATACTAGATAGAGGCTTGTCATTAGTTTTTACAGTCGCTCTCGTTTTTGTTATTGCGATTGCTCTCTTATTGCCTGTATTTGGTCAGCAAATTGGCCATTTCCTATTCTCAATCATTGGAATAGAGGAGCAGTTTGAATCCATTTGGCATAGATTAAGATGGTCCATTCCACCAATACTTATTTTTATCGTTTTAATGGGGATCTACTGGATTGTACCTAATACAAGTCCTCGCTTGAAAATAATGGGCGTTTGGCCAGGAGCGATGTTTGCTACATTCGCTTGGTTAGCAGTCACATATGGTTTCTCTTTTTATATTAATAATTTTGCTAATTATTCTGCTACATATGGTAGTATTGGTGGCGTCATTATTTTAATGCTCTGGCTATATTTTACGGGGATTATCCTTATCTTTGGTGGGATATTAAATGCTACAATGCAGAAAAGGGCACTTCAAAAGGAAATGCTAAAATAA
- a CDS encoding YtxH domain-containing protein: protein MGQSKLLASIVAGAAVGAALSMLDRTTREKTIATTKKMKEAISYYATNREELQDLVEEKVLAAKVLCESVSENVNTIAEKVDEFKDLPSTIQGMIEDTKSAFTVPHKE from the coding sequence ATGGGTCAAAGTAAATTATTAGCATCTATCGTGGCAGGAGCAGCAGTTGGTGCTGCATTAAGTATGCTAGATCGTACAACTCGGGAAAAAACAATTGCCACAACTAAAAAAATGAAGGAAGCCATTTCTTATTATGCAACCAATCGAGAAGAATTACAGGATTTAGTTGAGGAAAAAGTATTAGCTGCGAAGGTACTTTGTGAAAGTGTGTCAGAAAATGTCAACACAATTGCAGAAAAGGTTGATGAATTTAAAGATTTACCTTCTACAATACAGGGAATGATTGAAGACACCAAATCAGCCTTTACTGTACCTCATAAGGAATAA
- a CDS encoding DUF1128 domain-containing protein gives MDLSVPSKENVVYMVDQMKDKLRMVNVDAMKSEHFDEANYEDLVYLYEMVMKRETFSPSEMQAIVAELGSLRK, from the coding sequence ATGGATTTATCAGTTCCATCTAAAGAAAACGTTGTTTATATGGTTGATCAAATGAAAGACAAGCTTCGCATGGTGAATGTCGATGCGATGAAATCGGAACACTTCGATGAAGCAAATTATGAAGATTTAGTGTATTTATATGAAATGGTTATGAAAAGAGAAACATTTAGCCCAAGTGAAATGCAAGCAATTGTCGCTGAATTAGGATCTTTACGTAAATAA
- the motB gene encoding flagellar motor protein MotB, with protein MAKKAKKKKHDEHIDESWLVPYADILTLLLAVFIILFASSSVDQEKLDRMSAVFNQVFEGGTSFLEQPAPVPTPNADSDQTPQQNSAYLKDQQELAAIKDSVDNFIAVNEMEEQFATEMTDEGLLVTIRDSILFDPGQATIKPEYIPIAKELADVLVSNPPRNIVITGHTDNVPAGPNFSSNLELSLMRASNFYMVLLDSNSQLKSENFSAKGYGENRAIAPNDTAEGRAQNRRVEVLIQPLVTEDGSEAKNTQ; from the coding sequence TTGGCAAAGAAAGCTAAGAAAAAAAAGCATGATGAGCATATTGATGAATCTTGGTTAGTACCATATGCAGATATCTTAACGCTGCTCTTAGCGGTGTTTATTATTTTATTTGCTTCAAGTTCAGTCGACCAAGAAAAGTTAGATAGAATGTCAGCAGTATTTAATCAAGTATTTGAAGGTGGAACAAGCTTTTTAGAGCAACCAGCACCAGTACCAACTCCAAATGCGGACAGCGACCAAACACCACAGCAAAATTCAGCCTATTTAAAAGATCAGCAAGAGCTAGCAGCTATTAAAGATAGTGTGGATAACTTTATTGCCGTCAATGAAATGGAAGAACAATTTGCAACAGAGATGACGGATGAAGGGTTACTTGTGACAATTCGAGATAGTATTTTATTTGATCCTGGTCAAGCAACGATTAAACCAGAATATATTCCAATTGCCAAAGAGCTTGCAGATGTACTAGTGTCTAATCCGCCACGTAACATTGTCATTACGGGTCATACGGATAATGTGCCAGCTGGACCTAATTTCTCATCAAATTTAGAGTTGTCCTTAATGCGTGCATCCAATTTTTACATGGTATTATTGGATAGTAATTCACAATTAAAATCGGAGAACTTTAGTGCGAAGGGTTATGGTGAAAACCGAGCTATTGCACCGAATGATACAGCAGAGGGTCGTGCACAGAATCGTCGTGTTGAGGTGCTCATCCAGCCATTAGTGACTGAGGATGGTTCGGAAGCTAAAAATACACAATAA
- the motA gene encoding flagellar motor stator protein MotA, translating to MDKSSVIGLIIALIALLVGMVMKGVSLSAFYNPAAILIIIFGTISAVTIAFPMKELKRVPKLFKILFKETKLADDIEIIKMFSQWADLARREGLLALESKASEIEDPFLKNGLTLAIDGQNADYIRDVLTEEVEAMEERHASGSAIFTQAGTYAPTLGVLGAVVGLIAALADMNDIEKLGHAISAAFMATLLGIFTGYVLWHPFANKLKRKSALEVKQKRMMIEGILSVLEGEAPRVIEQKLSSYLTMEERRQISGESGAGGLGKES from the coding sequence ATGGATAAGTCATCAGTTATAGGGTTGATAATTGCGTTAATAGCGCTGTTAGTAGGGATGGTCATGAAGGGTGTAAGTTTATCTGCATTTTATAACCCAGCAGCCATTCTAATTATCATTTTTGGTACTATTTCCGCAGTAACAATTGCCTTTCCTATGAAGGAGTTAAAGCGTGTACCAAAGCTATTTAAAATTCTTTTTAAAGAAACTAAATTAGCAGATGATATAGAAATTATTAAAATGTTTTCACAATGGGCTGATTTAGCTCGTCGTGAAGGATTATTAGCGCTAGAAAGTAAAGCTTCGGAAATTGAAGACCCATTTTTAAAAAATGGTCTTACATTAGCAATTGATGGTCAAAATGCTGATTACATTCGTGACGTACTAACGGAAGAAGTAGAGGCAATGGAAGAGCGTCATGCTAGTGGTTCTGCTATCTTTACGCAAGCAGGTACATATGCACCTACTCTAGGGGTTCTTGGTGCAGTAGTAGGGTTAATTGCCGCATTGGCAGATATGAACGATATTGAAAAACTTGGACATGCTATTTCGGCAGCCTTCATGGCTACATTACTCGGTATCTTTACTGGTTATGTGTTATGGCACCCATTTGCAAACAAATTAAAGCGTAAGTCTGCTTTAGAAGTAAAACAAAAGAGAATGATGATTGAGGGTATCCTTTCAGTATTAGAAGGGGAGGCTCCACGTGTTATTGAACAGAAATTATCATCATACTTAACGATGGAAGAACGTCGTCAAATTTCTGGTGAAAGCGGGGCGGGTGGCCTTGGCAAAGAAAGCTAA